A section of the Triticum dicoccoides isolate Atlit2015 ecotype Zavitan chromosome 7A, WEW_v2.0, whole genome shotgun sequence genome encodes:
- the LOC119332631 gene encoding FBD-associated F-box protein At5g60610-like, which yields MADGAGSGRSRLSALPNDLLRHIVTFLPVMEAARAATLGRGWRHLWRSYPLVLKDADIPERARDAAIPRVLADHPGHFRAVILYDCRLASLDRELPAWPRLLVDKRTEKLVLAYSWVVNQPNPGRLLPADILRCDSLQELTLDFWTFPSGAEVVLPRLRILAMVRIGISEQELESLIAASPVLESLRLTLNSPKHVRLRSQSLQCALVGLSRVEFTLVDTPLLERLYLFLPPTGVVGFRIACAPNLQVLGYLDTRAHKLQIGNSVIGSDTMVSASTVVRSVKILALTVNFGVFGEVKMLASFLRCFPNIDTLHIESAPHDPSVTANEPSGEHHAKFWQEISPICCLRSHIKKMVIHDYRGDQNEFEFLKFIAMNAQELQSLLIVPHEGILSSADKVNEIKDKLQCLQFPTGISAVLQLSPKAGTGLRLEKASNLTIDDPFEW from the exons ATGGccgacggcgccggcagcggcaggTCCCGCCTCAGCGCCCTCCCCAACGACCTGCTCCGCCACATCGTCACCTTCCTCCCCGTCATGGAAGCCGCCCGCGCCGCCACCCTCGGCCGCGGCTGGCGCCACCTCTGGCGCTCATACCCGCTCGTCCTCAAGGATGCCGACATCCCCGAGCGCGCGCGCGACGCCGCAATCCCCCGAGTCCTCGCCGACCACCCGGGCCACTTCCGCGCCGTCATCCTCTACGACTGCCGGCTCGCCTCACTGGACCGCGAGCTCCCCGCCTGGCCGCGCCTCCTCGTCGACAAGCGCACGGAGAAGCTCGTTCTCGCCTACAGTTGGGTCGTGAACCAGCCCAACCCGGGGCGCCTTCTTCCCGCCGACATCCTCCGCTGCGACTCGCTCCAGGAGCTCACCCTGGACTTCTGGACGTTCCCCAGCGGCGCCGAGGTCGTTCTTCCCCGCCTCCGGATTCTCGCCATGGTAAGGATTGGCATAAGCGAGCAGGAACTGGAGTCCTTGATCGCTGCCAGCCCCGTTCTAGAGTCCCTTCGGCTCACCCTCAATAGCCCCAAGCACGTCCGGCTCCGCAGCCAAAGCCTCCAGTGCGCGCTCGTTGGGCTATCCAGAGTGGAGTTCACCCTGGTGGACACGCCGCTCCTGGAGCGGCTCTACTTGTTCCTGCCGCCTACTGGTGTGGTGGGGTTCAGAATCGCTTGTGCTCCCAACCTGCAGGTGCTCGGCTACCTGGACACAAGAGCTCACAAGCTGCAGATTGGTAACAGCGTCATCGGG TCAGACACAATGGTGAGCGCAAGCACTGTGGTTCGAAGCGTCAAGATATTGGCGTTAACTGTGAATTTTGGTGTCTTTGGGGAGGTTAAGATGCTGGCCAGCTTCCTCAGATGCTTTCCCAATATTGACACGCTGCACATTGAG TCTGCACCGCATGATCCATCTGTAACTGCCAATgaacccagtggggagcatcatgccaAGTTCTGGCAGGAGATCAGTCCGATTTGTTGCTTGAGATCACATATCAAGAAGATGGTTATTCACGATTACCGAGGGGATCAAAATGAATTTGAGTTCCTCAAGTTCATTGCCATGAATGCCCAGGAGCTGCAGTCCTTACTGATTGTGCCGCATGAAGGAATTttgtcttcagctgacaaggtgaATGAGATAAAAGACAAATTGCAGTGTCTACAGTTTCCAACAGGTATCTCTGCAGTGCTGCAGCTGTCACCTAAAGCAGGCACTGGTTTGCGCTTGGAGAAAGCATCCAATCTTACAATCGATGACCCTTTTGAATGGTGA